Proteins from a genomic interval of Gossypium hirsutum isolate 1008001.06 chromosome A09, Gossypium_hirsutum_v2.1, whole genome shotgun sequence:
- the LOC121203234 gene encoding MDIS1-interacting receptor like kinase 2-like: MARGSLFCVLADDVEAMELDWIKRVKIIKETACALSYLHHDCHSPIVHRDISSNNILLNSNLEACVSDFGTARLIDPDSSNQTMLVGTYGYIAPELAYTMVVTEKCDVYSFGVLTLETLMGKHPGELLVSLSTSSSKNMMLSDILDPRLSLPSDRRVAKDIVFAAAIASACLRLNPKLRPTMKCVSQEFLSRKRLVADRLQAVSLLQLKDHDLYMDDEGRIPSQNLGEIVEIHASSST, translated from the exons ATGGCTCGAGGGAGCTTATTTTGTGTCTTAGCAGACGATGTAGAAGCAATGGAGCTGGATTGGATCAAAAGAGTCAAGATAATCAAAGAAACAGCATGTGCTTTATCTTATCTGCATCATGATTGCCACTCACCAATAGTTCATCGAGACATATCAAGCAATAACATTTTATTGAACTCCAATCTTGAGGCTTGTGTCTCGGATTTTGGCACAGCTAGACTCATTGATCCTGATTCGTCTAATCAAACAATGCTTGTTGGAACCTACGGATATATTGCACCAG AACTTGCTTATACTATGGTTGTAACTGAAAAATGCGATGTTTATAGCTTTGGAGTATTGACACTTGAAACACTCATGGGAAAGCATCCTGGTGAACTCTTGGTGTCACTATCGACATCATCTTCCAAGAATATGATGTTAAGTGATATTTTAGATCCACGCTTATCGCTTCCAAGCGATCGAAGAGTGGCAAAGGATATTGTTTTCGCTGCAGCAATTGCCTCTGCTTGCTTAAGGTTGAACCCAAAGCTCCGACCAACAATGAAGTGTGTGTCTCAAGAGTTTCTTTCCCGGAAAAGACTGGTAGCAGATCGCCTTCAAGCTGTCTCTCTGTTGCAACTCAAGGACCATGATTTGTATATGGATGATGAAGGCAGAATTCCATCTCAGAATTTGGGGGAAATTGTTGAAATTCATGCTAGTTCTTCAACTTGA
- the LOC107942968 gene encoding LRR receptor-like serine/threonine-protein kinase SIK1: MASPVHFTTLVLFYVLIAVVVAIGPTLGISCNEAGSVTRIDRPWLKLTGSIPPQIGAFSSIKYLNLSLNNLTGWGNLKSLKLLDLSHNQITGPIPSTLCNLTNLKQLDLSGNQIIGPIPSTLGNLTNLELLNLSRNQITGPIPSALGKLTNLKELDLSFNQITRAIPPTLGGLNNLEFLHFTSNKISSFIPLELGNMTSLVELLLNENKLKGSIPHEIGNLKNLVALNLSNNNLNHRIPQSLTTLSKLSYLYLDSNFLQGPIPSEIGNLKNLFELNLSKNKLNGLVPSSLANLSRLSYLFLDSNLLKGPLPSQIGGCLQILSLSNNHINGSIPSEIFSYGRHTLNLSHNFIEGEIPHQFDSDNNINILDLSHNNLIGMIPDFSWRLEELNLSYNSLEGPIPEYLSSQFSSDSFWGNKYLCGNLPDFSPCPSTPINKLKIVEIILPVLYIIEATNDFDIRYCIGIGGYGSVYRAQLPSGKIASLKKLHRRESEFLALNKSFKNEAKMLSEI; encoded by the exons ATGGCCTCACCTGTTCATTTCACTACCCTTGTTCTATTTTATGTTTTGATTGCGGTCGTGGTTGCCATTGGTCCAACTTTGG GTATATCATGCAATGAAGCTGGAAGCGTCACCCGCATTGATCGTCCATGGTTAAAGCTTACTGGAAGCATCCCGCCTCAAATAGGTGCTTTCTCATCCATCAAGTACCTCAATCTTTCTCTCAATAATCTAACAG GCTGGGGAAACTTGAAGAGTTTGAAACTGTTGGACCTATCACATAATCAAATTACTGGTCCTATTCCTTCTACCCTGTGCAACTTAACAAACTTGAAACAGTTGGACCTATCTGGAAACCAAATTATTGGCCCTATCCCTTCTACCTTGGGCAACTTAACCAACTTAGAATTGTTGAACCTATCTAGAAACCAAATTACTGGTCCTATCCCTTCTGCCTTGggtaaattaaccaatttaaaagAGTTGGACTTATCCTTTAATCAAATCACAAGGGCAATTCCTCCAACTTTGGGTGGCTTAAACAATTTGGAATTTTTACACTTCACTTCAAACAAAATTAGTAGTTTCATTCCATTGGAATTAGGAAACATGACGAGTTTGGTTGAATTGCTTCTCAATGAAAACAAGCTGAAAGGCTCAATCCCTCATGAAATTGGAAACTTAAAGAATTTGGTTGCATTGAATTTAAGTAACAACAATCTCAATCATCGGATTCCTCAATCCCTAACTACTTTATCCAAATTGAGCTACTTGTACTTGGATTCAAATTTTCTACAAGGTCCAATTCCTAGTGAAATTGGAAACTTGAAGAATTTGTTTGAATTGAATCTAAGTAAAAACAAGCTCAATGGTTTGGTCCCTTCATCACTAGCTAATTTATCTAGATTGAGCTATTTGTTCCTTGATTCAAATCTTTTAAAAGGTCCCTTACCATCTCAAATTGGGGGTTGCTTGCAAATATTGTCTTTGAGTAATAATCATATAAATGGAAGCATTCCCTCTGAAATTTTCAGTTACGGTCGTCATACTCTTAATCTCAGTCATAACTTCATCGAGGGAGAAATACCGCATCAATTTGATAGCGATAATAACATCAACATTTTGGATCTTAGCCACAACAATCTAATAGGCATGATTCCTGATTTTTCGTGGCGGTTGGAAGAGCTCAATCTGTCCTATAATTCTCTAGAGGGACCTATTCCAGAATACTTGAGTTCTCAGTTTTCATCTGATTCATTTTGGGGAAACAAGTATTTATGTGGAAACCTACCAGATTTCTCTCCTTGCCCTTCTACACCTATCAacaagttaaaaattgttgaaatcatTCTTCCAGTTCTCT ATATCATTGAGGCGACCAACGACTTTGACATCCGATACTGTATTGGGATTGGTGGTTATGGTAGTGTTTATAGAGCACAATTACCAAGTGGAAAGATTGCTTCCTTAAAGAAACTACATCGTAGAGAATCAGAGTTCCTAGCTCTTAATAAGAGTTTCAAGAATGAGGCAAAAATGCTATCAGAAATATGA